ATTGTAtacatattttagcttctttttaggttttatgcatttcaatttcataacaaaattccataaaaatgaattatgtaatgtttaacaaaatgttattaaattaaatcttttttattattattactcagttatatttgatgtaaattttttttaaattgaaatgcgtaaatcttaaaataatttttttgaatgtgTGCTGTTTTGAATTTAGACAGACAGCAAGCTCAGCCAGTAAACTTTTATGTACTACTGTTAgagtagtgtttttttttatttttttttatttatatagtgtttTTACAACTTTTCGTGTCTTGTTTCTTCATATGGTGGGTGAAAAAGCTTTCCTATCACCATGTCGCTAAActcctcatgttgctccaaattcACAGACAGAATGTCAGAAGGAGACAGTGCTGGTGAATCCATCCATGGGAAACCATCAGCGATCGGAAGCTTCTTTAAACGTCTTGGGCAGGTGAGGCTTTGAAAATGTATCCCGTCTGACTATCAAATGCAAGTGTTATTCATGTGTAGATTTTAGCTAAATTCCACTAAACTACTGTGTTTCTAATGCAGGTGTATCAGTCATGGTTGGACAAGTCAACTCCATTCTCAGCAGTGCGATGGGCGATCACTCTTCTTCTAACGGCCATATATATGATCAGAGTATATATACTACAGGTAACAACACCTATTGTTTGCTGCCATACTTTTAAAATAACATTGCAATTTCTTGTTCTagcatctgtttttaatgtttgcaaaatGTATCCCACGACTGTGTCAGACAGTTTTCTGGTCGTGTAATTGCGTTTTCCAGCCTTggagaagtcatggaaatgaatagaatctgaaaagtcatggaagttCCTATAGTCAATATTCATTTTTGTAGATATGCTCTGCTTGAaaatatttctattcattgcgTGTATGTGGAGcaaaacttgcttgcaagccatagtgatgtccaaTTTGAGAGTGAATCGGTCTTTtaatttgtatataaatatacacacaccggccactttattaggtacatctgtacacctacttattcatgtgattacttaatcagccaattgtgtggcagcagtgtaatgtatcatgcagatatgggtcaggagcttcaggtaatgttcacatcaaccatcagaatgggaaaaaaagtgacgtcagtgatttggaccgtggcatgattgttggtgccagatgggctggtttgagtatttctgtaactgctgatctcctgggatttttacacacaacagtctctagagtttactcagaatggtgccaaaaacaaaaaaaacatccagtgagcggcagttctgtggacgatatatatatatatatatatatacacatacaaactggtggccaaaagtttggaataatatacagatttttctgtttctgaaggaaattggtactttaattcaccaaagtggcattcaactgccacaaagtatagtcaggatattactgatgtaaaaaccagcaccatcactatttgaataaagtcatttttgatcaaatctagacaggtcccatttccagcagccatcactccaacacgttatccttgagtaatcatgctaaattgctaatttggtactagaaaatcacttgccgttatatcaaacactgctgaaagctatttggttcgttaaatgaagcttaacattgtcttggtgtttgtttttgagttgccacagtatgcaatagactggcatgtcttaagatcaatattaggtcaaaaatggcaaaaaagaaacagctttctctagaaactcatcagtcaatcattgttttgaggaatgaaggatatacaatgcttgaaactgccaaaaaactgaagatttcatacaaagctgtacactacagtcttcaaagacaaaggacaactggctctaacaaggacagaaagatatatggaaggccagatgtacaactaaacaagaggataagtacatcagagtctctagattgagaaatagacacctcacatgtcctcagctgacagcttcattgaattctacccgctcaacaccagtttcatgtacaacagtaaagagaagactcaggggtgcaggccttatgggaagaattgcaaagaaaaagctacttttgaaacagaaaaagaaaaaggttagagtgggcaaagaaacacagacattggataacagataattagaaaggagtgttatggatcttaaccccattgagcttttgtgggatcagttagactgtaaggtgcgtgagaagtgtccgacaagacagtcacatctatggcaagtgctacaggaagtgtggggtgaaatgtcacctgagtatctggacaaactgacagctagaatgccaaggatctgcaaagctgtcattgctgcacgtggaggattttttgatgagaactctttgaagtagtttaagaagttctgatcatttttctcaaattgtaatagtaagttttcacattattaatgtcctgactatacattgtgatcagttgaatgccactttgatgaataaaagtaacaatttctttccataagagcaaaatctgtacattattccaaacttttggccacctgtgtgtgtgtgtgtgtgtgtgttatgcgcatatatatatattatttaatttctttgtatttttttttcaatgaatcagtcgAAACTGATTCATTAATGAAtcagtttaaatgtaaattattttcacaaatTATTGAGGAATCAAAAACAACTGTAATGGTCGTGGAAAAGTCATGGATGTTCTTTCAGTCAATAGTCTGTGAACCCTGAAACGTACAGATGTAGTATATAAAGTTTATTCTAAGTTACTAAGTAACCATAAACTGATGCATTTTTCATTATGAAACACCAATGAAGTGTAAAGAATTATttgttgtgtatttgtgtttttttttttttttaggggtggTACATAATCACATATGCTCTTGGGATCTACCACCTTAATCTCTTCATTGCTTTCCTCTCACCAAAAGTAGATCCCTCATTGCTTGATGATCCAGGTAGGAGCAACATGGCTTCATTTAGGGAAAATTTAGAAAATTAAAGCAATGTTCCAGGTTCCAGGCATTcatcaataaacattaaaatgcaaattatttgaaagtatagccacaagacttaacaTGACTTGCCAACCTTGTCTGTACAAAGTTATATTctatttttcaacttctgtcatgaccatgtaaagacAGTTAACATGGTAACTTTCACATGATTCATTCACAAACACGCAGAAAGGTTGTAATGCAACAATTATCAAAACACTCTTTACGTTACGCAAACTCCACCCATCCACCGATACCGATAACTGTTTTCCCAGTTCTAAAGGTGTCCGtagaacccagaacattcttttaaaggggtcatgacatgaggaatcaaatgttccttgatctcttgacatataagaggtcatttaaCTATAGAAACATTCTGTAAGTTTCAGAAAtgtcctcactgcaaaaagagtattttttgaaaccaagctgccaaaacaactcattctctacttcctccacgttgtgatgtcacactgtggtagatatttgcctctgaccgcctccacaataatacatcaatgcctactttatcaCATCCGTAGCCCTGCCCAATAGTGGTGAGCATTTAGATGACAAAGAAAGAGAGCAGGTtggtcaagagcagagagccagtcagaacagtgggcatttactgtcaagtcttataGGAGAAGCAGTACCAGAACCGAGCATTTCTGATAgatggtcagaatgagggtggaaaatattttacaaatatatgactaatacttatattataagtgaacctcaaggaacatattaaaataataaaaaattaaaaaaaggcttgtcatgacccctttaatataccTGTTCCTAATCAACTGAATTGCTAACATTTCCATTACCTCTGCTTAATATTGTCACTGATAATGGCATCAGTATTTTATATGTAATTGCTATGTTCCTGCACTAGATGAGGGTCCAGCACTACCCACAAAACAGAATGAGGAGTTCCGGCCTTTCATCAGGAGGTTGCCAGAATTTAAATTCTGGTGAGTGGTTGTTTAATCATTTAAACAGATCAGCTGAGGTTCTTGGATGTACTAAAACcagaaaaaaacaagaacaaatggTTTAACATTCTGATTATGGCTGTTTGTGAGGTTGTACAGTAGGTCTGCACGATGAACTTAAAATCAAAATTGTGAGATGGCCTAGTGCAATTATTAAACTGTACCAGATTTCTAATGAGAAGTATGTTTTAACACACAGAAATTTAAAGATCTTCCTCCTTTCGCCAAAAATAAAGACTCCAGGGTTTAGCGTCCTGCAATGTcacgtgaaagtgaagaaatgaaaacgaaaaaatattattgtaatattactattgtaatgttgaaaaaatattcaatgtaattgtaataataatagttattgttattactatattaaaatattatggaataattgtattaatattattattttactgaaCCCAGCTAACTGGAatattatatgaatataatattaataataatagtaattataaatTGTGAGTGAACtcttaaaataatcattatttatgGTGAATTATGAGGAAACTCTGTTGACATGTTCCAGAGTTTGTTTACTTGATGTCTAGATTAGACATATGTATCTGAATCCCTttcacttgttttttttattataatttccatgtattgtttttgtttcagGCATTCAGCGACGAAAGGTATCATCATCGCTATGATTTGCACATTCTTTGAAGCCTTTAATGTGCCAGTGTTCTGGCCCATCCTCGTAATGTATTTCATCATGCTTTTCTGCATCACCATGAAACGGCAGATCAAGGTTTGACAtttaaaactttctttttttagatATTTAGGATTTATTTCAAGACTCAATAATAGCTGCCGAAATGAACACATTAACGCATGTGATTCATTTCAAACGTTCAatgtgttcatttttcttaatcacgaatAACGCATTTACCGATTTAatatttcattcagttctgtgtgaattctaaacactggttggaatagggcagaacctttgcgacGTGttgggtcattacactgacacacacaccgcAAACACTCACACAGAGCAATTCCGTGTCAacgatcaagtgatggagaaaggagctcttgactgtattttttgtacaaaacaagcccaaatgggacctgtgaaaagctgcattcacatCATGACTCGCTGGATGAAGCATCAGcatttctttgcttccattttACTGGACAATAAAGGATAATTTACGTGCGcagtgccagcactaaaagcaaaacaagacgttTTCctcaagcgcttttcatgtggagttcaaaacagCACGAATCGTATGAATGCGACTTCACGATTGTTTTAGCAAAGTGGATACCtacaattaatattgtggagaatgagaGTTTAGTAAGCGATAATGTACaggttatcgcaaaataaaccctgacagagtAATCAGGTGACCATTCTTGTATCACCCtgatggggtttattttgcgataacaaccatctgactgtacattatcccacttattgcaCAGctgctaaccaaataaataaataaatggacatataatattgatttgagtttaaattagtttattagcttacttgtagatatcacacagtgatccgagaagcaggaaagttTACTCACAATACCCAGATTAGcagtctgatatgtggatgtgcagttgttactcagagatatcagaatgctagatggcgccattgaccagtcagaatgGAGTAATCCAAAGCCATGTAATATAGAGATTTAATGCCAATTGCAATGAATACTTAACCTAGTTTggtcaattagtcaacctcccgcTTAAGGCTGATATATACTTCTGTGTCGAACCTACAGCAGTCGTTCTTTTGATCGTCGTTCAGTCGTTCGAACCTACAGCAACCTCTGTGTCGTTCtgcgagtacacagccaaaatgctaaatgtatgtttcataaataaacaaaagcaatgtaatttctggattcaaaagtatttattaaattattgagcatcaaaaatgagttcaaagtatgtgaacatgttgaaatgcaggtacatattatttattgtaCATGTTGCCTGCATTGCAGGGAGAAAATAAATTAGGTACTGTATGCTTTctcttgagtcgcttaaataatcatacataaatattttggcatacatTTGATGTTCTATGCTGAAAAAGATATTGTCAAATGAATTACTCGcctaaataacaataacaatcattttaaatactttacagtgcatataggcaatataaccaactcttaccaggtgctttttaatttgctgacaaattagaagtattccgtttccataacttatgaaatatgataatTTACTGGACACATACTGTCAAACACATGGTCAGTTCATCGTGCCAAACGGAAAGTTTGCGAGTagaatacaaaacatattatTTTACTCGTATAACAAATGAATATAAAGTAAaagcccagaaaaaaaaaaaaaaaagctttataaGCTGTAAACGGTTATCATTTGTCGCATTTTGCttgtaaataaaaattaacagaattttaaaaaaaaaacagcagatgatCTCATTTGAGACAGTTGCTTTAATGGTCCCAAATACAATGTAATATGatgcatagatattaaaataatcctGGATAAAATGCAATGCTACCTCAGACATCCTTGTTATCATCCTCGGAGGTGGTCTCTGGTTACAaaatggaccaatcacagctgttgtggtctgcgctGACGTGACGTGCAGTCACATTTTGAACATTTGCATGTCAGGCTATGCCGTAGGTTCGACGATGAAGTATAAATCGGCATttagactttggaaaacaattaaagttatttgaattggtgctattttattgtatttctgCCTTTTTATATTATGGAATactttgtaaaatgttaataaaatgttgacatattttcttttcttttcttagaATGAActaaatgaattttgacaggaaaagaaatatatatagagGGGCTAATTTAAGCACTTTtgaaatctgcgattaatcacgacaatgaaaaatcatgcgattaatcacggttaaatattttaatcatctgacagcattaatatacaccgatcagccaaaacattaaaaccacttgcctaatattttgtagttccccctcgtgccgccacaacagcgccaactattctattcttctcaccacaattgtacagagcggttatctgagttaccgtagactttgtcagttcgaaccagtctggccattctctgttgacctctctcatcaacaaggcgtttccgtccacagaactgccgctcactggatgttttttgtttttggcaccatttggagtaaattctagagactgttgtgtgtgaaaatcccaggagatcagcagttacagaaatactcaaaccagctcatctggcaccagcaatcatccatgcgattatctaatcagccaatcgtgtggcagcagtgcagtgtataaaatcatgcatatacaggtcaggagcttcatttaatgttcacatcaaccatcagaatggggaaaactgtgatctcagtgatctgggccgtggcatgattgctggtgccagatgagctggtttgagtatttctgtaactgctgatctcctgggattttcacgcacaacagtctctagaatttactctcaATGGtcttctttacaaaaaaaaaaatatatatatatttttttaattattattattatttgcaataaTAGCTGGAAATTAAATGGCTGTATTTTAACTCCATGTCTGCTATTAATTCGTCAACACAATTTAGCTGGAAAATTATGCCATATGGTCATTTCTTTATCAATTTCCATCATTCTGTCCTTGGGCCTGTGGGCCATTCTTGTTGTTGAGTTCTGCATTCTATAACTGATTTAATCTGCTTTATTTCCAAATAAATTACAGTGATGTATTGTAACAAAGTAATTGTTGTTCCACTTCTGACATTTCTTTGAAGATTATGTTCATTTGCTCAGGCTGGAGGGCATTGTTTTGACATTGTTTGTGTTTCCTCTGCAGCACATGATCAAGTATAGATACCTGCCCTTCACACATGGGAAGAGGACTTACAGAGGCAAGGAAGAGACAGAGAAAACCTTTGCTAGTTAAAATTCCCCTTCCTGAAATTAAAGTTATT
This sequence is a window from Myxocyprinus asiaticus isolate MX2 ecotype Aquarium Trade chromosome 33, UBuf_Myxa_2, whole genome shotgun sequence. Protein-coding genes within it:
- the LOC127424675 gene encoding protein RER1-like isoform X3, which produces MSEGDSAGESIHGKPSAIGSFFKRLGQVYQSWLDKSTPFSAVRWAITLLLTAIYMIRVYILQGWYIITYALGIYHLNLFIAFLSPKVDPSLLDDPDEGPALPTKQNEEFRPFIRRLPEFKFWHSATKGIIIAMICTFFEAFNVPVFWPILVMYFIMLFCITMKRQIKHMIKYRYLPFTHGKRTYRGKEETEKTFAS
- the LOC127424675 gene encoding protein RER1-like isoform X1, translating into MVTASTDVFTERQRDARRGSDTAAQPDRMSEGDSAGESIHGKPSAIGSFFKRLGQVYQSWLDKSTPFSAVRWAITLLLTAIYMIRVYILQGWYIITYALGIYHLNLFIAFLSPKVDPSLLDDPDEGPALPTKQNEEFRPFIRRLPEFKFWHSATKGIIIAMICTFFEAFNVPVFWPILVMYFIMLFCITMKRQIKHMIKYRYLPFTHGKRTYRGKEETEKTFAS
- the LOC127424675 gene encoding protein RER1-like isoform X2; the protein is MVTASTDVFTERQRDARRGSDTAAQPDRMSEGDSAGESIHGKPSAIGSFFKRLGQVYQSWLDKSTPFSAVRWAITLLLTAIYMIRVYILQGWYIITYALGIYHLNLFIAFLSPKVDPSLLDDPDEGPALPTKQNEEFRPFIRRLPEFKFWHSATKGIIIAMICTFFEAFNVPVFWPILVMYFIMLFCITMKRQIKHMIKYRYLPFTHGKRTYREET